A portion of the Oncorhynchus nerka isolate Pitt River linkage group LG27, Oner_Uvic_2.0, whole genome shotgun sequence genome contains these proteins:
- the LOC115112099 gene encoding glutamine-dependent NAD(+) synthetase-like: MAAPPIAELEPLTDSQVSQTDEPDIGMTYSELSVIGRIRKISKCVPYSMSCKLIRTWREVLSPPQGAAKVKHFFQMYSVNRHKMTTVTPSYHTESYGWTR; this comes from the exons ATGGCTGCACCTCCCATTGCAGAGCTGGAGCCCCTGACAGACAGCCAGGTGTCGCAGACTGATGAG CCTGATATAGGGATGACATACTCAGAGCTGTCTGTGATTGGCCGGATCAGGAAGATCTCCAAGTGCGTCCCGTACAGCATGTCCTGCAAACTCATCCGCACGTGGAGGGAGGTCCTCTCCCCTCCACAG GGGGCAGCCAAAGTGAAACACTTCTTCCAGATGTATTCTGTGAACAGACACAAAATGACAACTGTGACACCATCCTACCACACTGAGAGCTATGGATGGACCCGATGA